The Kogia breviceps isolate mKogBre1 chromosome 19, mKogBre1 haplotype 1, whole genome shotgun sequence genome contains the following window.
TATAGAAAATGTTTAGGATGCAGTAGTTGAGCAATAAATAAAACTAGTCATTTGAGATGGTGGTCATTTGAGACCGTAAGTGATGCCATATAGGCCATTTTGTTAAAAAGGGTCTTTTGTCCTTAAGCGATTTGACATTTTTTCATTGCCTGATGACAGTGACAGTTTGCAGTCCTCTTAGTATGTAACTACATCCTGGAGACATGCTTATGAATTACTACTAAAgctttctctcttgttcttttgATAGAGTTAAATTGGAAGAGAGAGGAGTTGCTGAGAGTCCTGTAACAGTTAGTAATGGTGATAGTACTCGTTTATTACCTAGAAAAGCAAAGAAGCGGGCATTTAAGTTGGAGGAAGATGAAGAAACCGAACTAGATTACAAAAATTCAAGGAAGCATTGGAAGAGGCATGAGAACAATAACAGTGAGAAGACCTTGGATCTAGAACCAAAAGCTGTCCCAGATCAGAGTGTGAGtaaaaaaaacaagaggaaaaacaaagccaCATGTGGTGTAGTGGATGCTGATGATGGAGAGACCAAAAGAAAATcaccaaagaaaaaggagaaatgtgaatataaaaagcagacaaagactcCCAAGTCTTCTAAAGCACAGTCAGTGAAAGAGTGGACCATCCTGAAGTACAGTCCTCCAAAAGGTCCTCCTGCTAGAAACAGCCTTGTGAAAGCCAAAAGAAAAGGTGGCACAGGCATTTGTACAAAAGAGAGTCCCAATTCCTCCTCAGAGTCTGAGTCTTATCATGAATCAACCAGTGATGGTCTCAGCAATGTCATCTTGGAGGTCAGACATTCCCCAGAGAAAATCTCGACTGAAGTCTCAAAGGAAGGTTCCTCTATGAAAGCCACAACTGCAAACAAAGTGGCTGCAGAAACTGGTTTTACCTCTACCCCCATCAAGGGCAAGACCTCCAGAACATCATCTTCTAGTTCAGACTCTAGTTCAGAGTCAGATGACCAATGTGTGATGTCAAAGAGTACCCCGGTGTGTACTGCAGATTTCTTAAAGACTGTAGGTCTCTTTGCAGGAAAACGTCCAGGGCCATCCTCACAGGTTCCAAACGCTGCTGGATGGAAGCAGTCGGACTCAAATGGTGGCAGACAGGCCCTTGGTCCTCCTCCCAATATGACTCTC
Protein-coding sequences here:
- the COIL gene encoding coilin; the encoded protein is MAASETVRLRLQFDYPPPATPHCTSFWLLIDLNRCRVVTDLISLIRQRFGFSSGALLGLYLEGGLLPPAESARLVRDNDCLRVKLEERGVAESPVTVSNGDSTRLLPRKAKKRAFKLEEDEETELDYKNSRKHWKRHENNNSEKTLDLEPKAVPDQSVSKKNKRKNKATCGVVDADDGETKRKSPKKKEKCEYKKQTKTPKSSKAQSVKEWTILKYSPPKGPPARNSLVKAKRKGGTGICTKESPNSSSESESYHESTSDGLSNVILEVRHSPEKISTEVSKEGSSMKATTANKVAAETGFTSTPIKGKTSRTSSSSSDSSSESDDQCVMSKSTPVCTADFLKTVGLFAGKRPGPSSQVPNAAGWKQSDSNGGRQALGPPPNMTLPITLGRGWSRGEDLLSWKGARGRGMRGRGRGRGHAVPCVLNRNADYQKQQQLNEMVTNSSTVIQNPIETHKKDYSLLPLLAAAPQVGEKIAFKLLELTSDYSPDVSDYKEGKILSHNPETQQVDIEILSSLPAVKEPGKFDLVYHNENGAEVVEYAVTQEKRITVFWRELIDPRLIIESSSNTKCGASLSMISPPHGL